A stretch of Macadamia integrifolia cultivar HAES 741 chromosome 7, SCU_Mint_v3, whole genome shotgun sequence DNA encodes these proteins:
- the LOC122084494 gene encoding RING-H2 finger protein ATL65-like, whose translation MTPAEPPFYGWGPSPAIINQTPAKLPVNFSPPLIAMVVVVATAFLVITYFRLIYRHLLRPILSLIKRWRRRWRRWRHRRSYDPSNGDIESIQSNAVFDSTATATAAYHFLSPPYGLDEMVIKTIPLSVYTTTKGSNGSKKWSYDAARDCAVCLLEFEDNDYVRTLPVCAHAFHVDCIDMWLRSHANCPLCRAGIFRPESPFVPMMAGRIRPSLDERVLENLFLEPVIGRAPESEIGPAVEESSASVVSPRRNESEDRYSYNYHGGRDILLKRSYSFGFERNFATDRLVLEPTTASPWRYRRASFWSKRPSPFSSLGKSRVFSFRQYRGMKSPFFRRRSGFFPLSESSLRFSGGGGVNGGGSSRRSKSTSSPMFMRTSVGVGFSSSRLRCGDPEALLSPERFNRR comes from the coding sequence atgacacCGGCGGAGCCACCGTTTTACGGATGGGGCCCATCTCCTGCGATAATCAATCAGACACCGGCGAAGCTTCCCGTTAATTTCAGCCCGCCACTAATTGCCATGGTGGTCGTGGTCGCCACCGCGTTCCTTGTGATCACTTACTTTCGACTCATCTACCGCCACCTCCTCCGTCCTATTCTCAGCCTTATAAAGCGGTGGCGCCGGCGGTGGAGACGTTGGCGCCACCGCCGCTCCTACGATCCATCCAACGGCGACATCGAATCAATCCAATCGAACGCCGTATTCGACTCCACTGCTACCGCCACCGCCGCCTATCACTTTCTCTCCCCACCTTACGGCCTCGATGAGATGgtcatcaaaacaatccctctctCCGTCTACACAACCACCAAAGGCAGCAACGGAAGTAAGAAATGGTCTTACGACGCCGCCCGTGATTGCGCCGTTTGTTTACTCGAGTTCGAAGACAACGATTACGTCCGTACTCTCCCTGTCTGTGCCCACGCCTTTCACGTTGATTGCATCGACATGTGGCTCAGGTCCCATGCCAACTGTCCTCTCTGCCGCGCCGGCATATTCCGACCGGAATCTCCATTTGTTCCAATGATGGCCGGCCGGATACGACCAAGCCTTGACGAACGGGTCTTGGAGAACCTATTCCTCGAGCCGGTAATCGGACGGGCACCCGAATCCGAAATCGGCCCCGCCGTTGAAGAATCATCAGCATCAGTAGTCTCACCCAGACGAAACGAGAGCGAAGATAGGTATAGCTATAACTATCACGGCGGTCGTGATATTTTGTTAAAGCGATCGTACTCGTTCGGGTTCGAGCGTAACTTCGCCACCGATCGTCTGGTATTGGAGCCAACCACGGCTTCGCCGTGGAGGTATCGCCGAGCGAGCTTCTGGAGCAAGAGACCATCTCCGTTCAGCTCGTTGGGAAAATCTAGAGTTTTCTCGTTCCGGCAATACAGGGGCATGAAGTCTCCGTTCTTCAGACGGAGATCGGGGTTCTTTCCGTTGTCGGAATCGAGCTTAAGATTCTCGGGCGGCGGCGGAGTTAACGGCGGAGGGTCATCGAGGCGGAGCAAATCGACGTCGAGTCCGATGTTCATGAGGACATCGGTTGGGGTTGGGTTCTCGTCGAGCAGGTTAAGGTGTGGAGATCCAGAGGCGCTGTTGTCGCCGGAGAGATTTAACAGACGGTAA
- the LOC122084497 gene encoding CASP-like protein 5C1, giving the protein MDEIKVLPGSLGTRSSLSLRLGQTVFSSASLLFMSLGVEFYGYTAFCFLVTTMGLVIPWSFTLALVDGYLVLVGCPLRHSGILLIIVIGDWVLSILSLAAACASAGVINFMLTIDGLHCVPKFCCRYELSTAMAFFSWFLSAASSLFNLWLLPSL; this is encoded by the exons ATGGATGAAATTAAAGTTCTTCCAGGGTCCTTGGGAACCAGAAGCAGCTTGTCTTTGAGATTGGGGCAGACCGTCTTTTCCTCcgcttctcttctctttatgtCTTTGGGAGTTGAGTTCTACGGCTACACTGCTTTCTG CTTCTTGGTGACAACCATGGGTCTAGTGATTCCATGGAGTTTCACATTGGCATTGGTGGATGGGTACTTAGTCCTTGTTGGATGTCCTCTTCGTCACTCAGGAATACTACTGATCATTGTCATAGGAGATTGG GTCTTGTCGATTCTCTCACTTGCAGCAGCTTGTGCATCAGCAGGTGTCATAAATTTCATGCTCACCATTGATGGGCTTCACTGTGTTCCGAAGTTCTGCTGCAGATATGAGCTATCTACAGCGATGGCCTTCTTCTCTTGGTTTCTCTCAGCAGCTTCATCTCTTTTCAACCTTTGGCTACTCCCTTCTTTGTGA
- the LOC122084591 gene encoding zinc finger protein ZPR1-like encodes MASRDPIVDVGSAVEAVSVDDDALPLHQIESLCMRCEENGMTRLLLTRIPHFREIVLMAFECSHCGERNNEVQFAGQLQPRGCLYRLEVPSGDQKMLNRQVIKSDSASIQIPELDFEIPPEAQRGKLSTIEGILLRAVDELHALQEERKKVVPETAEALDQFLIKLKSCATGDIRFTFILDDPAGNSFIENPFAPSSDPSLTIKFYDRTPEQQEALGFLVDSSQSGEHETQSTVEASTEGRRGDYDESKGEPHGSIGAVAGHRAIAQGNSEEVAAALFRYSAPEEVMTFPSTCGACGVKCETRMFVTNIPYFQEVIVMASSCDACGYRNSELKPGGRIPEKGKSITVRVQSVNDLSRDVIKSDTASVKIPEIDLELASGTLGGVVTTIEGLITKISESLERVHGFTFGDSLDDQRKSKWIDFRVRLIKLLSLEEPWTLILDDALANSFVAPITDALKDDHQMTFEEYERSWEQNEELGLNDMDTSSADVYNSTTN; translated from the coding sequence atggCATCTAGAGATCCAATTGTTGATGTAGGATCAGCAGTGGAAGCGGTCTCTGTGGATGATGATGCTCTGCCTCTTCATCAGATTGAGAGCCTTTGCATGCGTTGTGAAGAGAATGGGATGACAAGACTTCTATTGACTCGCATTCCTCATTTTAGGGAGATTGTGCTTATGGCCTTTGAATGCTCTCATTGTGGGGAACGAAACAATGAAGTACAGTTTGCTGGTCAGCTCCAACCTCGTGGATGTTTGTACCGTTTGGAGGTTCCATCTGGTGATCAGAAAATGCTAAACCGGCAAGTGATAAAATCTGATTCTGCTAGCATCCAGATACCAGAACTGGATTTTGAGATTCCTCCTGAAGCTCAACGGGGCAAGTTGTCAACGATAGAAGGGATTCTATTGCGGGCTGTGGATGAACTGCATGCCCTTCAAGAAGAACGAAAGAAAGTTGTTCCTGAGACTGCTGAAGCTTTGGACCAGTTCTTGATTAAATTGAAATCGTGTGCAACAGGAGATATACGATTCACCTTCATTCTTGATGATCCTGCTGGCAATAGCTTCATTGAGAATCCATTTGCTCCATCTTCGGATCCATCATTGACTATTAAATTCTATGACCGAACTCCTGAGCAACAGGAAGCACTGGGATTTCTTGTGGATTCATCACAATCGGGAGAACATGAAACACAGAGTACAGTGGAAGCATCAACTGAGGGAAGAAGAGGTGATTATGATGAAAGTAAAGGAGAGCCACATGGATCCATTGGAGCTGTTGCTGGTCATCGAGCTATTGCTCAGGGTAATAGTGAGGAAGTTGCTGCGGCCTTGTTTAGGTACTCTGCTCCAGAAGAGGTGATGACTTTTCCATCAACTTGTGGAGCTTGTGGTGTTAAATGTGAGACACGAATGTTTGTCACCAACATCCCATACTTTCAAGAAGTTATTGTCATGGCATCTTCATGTGATGCTTGTGGTTATCGCAATTCCGAGTTGAAACCAGGTGGTCGAATTCCTGAGAAGGGCAAGTCAATTACAGTTCGTGTGCAGAGTGTTAATGATCTAAGCCGAGATGTAATAAAGTCAGATACTGCAAGTGTGAAAATTCCAGAAATTGACTTAGAGCTAGCTAGTGGCACTTTAGGTGGAGTTGTTACAACCATCGAAGGCTTGATTACTAAAATTAGTGAAAGCCTTGAGAGAGTACACGGATTCACTTTTGGAGACAGTCTTGATGATCAGAGAAAAAGCAAATGGATAGATTTCAGGGTGAGGTTGATCAAGCTTTTGAGCTTGGAGGAACCTTGGACTTTAATTCTTGATGATGCATTGGCAAATTCTTTTGTTGCCCCAATCACTGATGCCCTCAAAGATGACCATCAGATGACATTTGAAGAATATGAGAGGTCATGGGAGCAAAATGAGGAGCTGGGTCTAAATGACATGGATACCTCTTCAGCTGATGTTTACAATTCAACAACGAATTGA